The Dreissena polymorpha isolate Duluth1 unplaced genomic scaffold, UMN_Dpol_1.0 chrUn019, whole genome shotgun sequence genome includes a region encoding these proteins:
- the LOC127863597 gene encoding C-C chemokine receptor type 1-like: protein MSMEDHAKEFNLHFKHLFFNKENSSREAKGFHTWLCSYDVKNGSNASNISTGCPMFQDNLHQSLLDDSTPYTPSPEHRFFTYITPVIAVLGIVGNSVSLMVFLSKNMRKLSASMYLIALAISDIMSLLLYVLPEWLKHGEPLLSGYSWPSLLQTNGVCKSVLYIQYIARFLSSWFVVFFTIERFIGVCFPLRRKDLCDHRSASRVILGAVVVAAAGCVFKPVLSGSFPTISGAMLCTSDKDNQYLSFILDSTFGVIITFIPFILITVLNVFIIRRLVLRNKRSRKIRVVTKESIIRLEFTFILLAMSICFVALNLPYFAVWCKRYWKIRQMFKMHMMSPNTLQIHDDNISNLDDALHVTRTIFYTNYCINFFLYSVTGAYFRKELKHLFCKPDKNITVSYAHRCSANKTGAHSMASPQTSLL, encoded by the exons ATGTCGATGGAAgatcatgcaaaagaattcaatcTGCACTTCAAGCATTTATTCTTCAACAAG GAAAACAGCTCAAGAGAAGCAAAGGGCTTTCATACGTGGCTGTGTTCTTATGACGTCAAAAACGGCAGCAATGCATCGAACATCTCGACCGGTTGCCCGATGTTCCAGGACAACCTGCATCAGTCACTGCTGGACGACTCGACACCGTATACGCCGTCGCCGGAACATCGATTCTTCACCTATATCACACCGGTAATCGCCGTCCTCGGGATAGTTGGAAATTCAGTATCCCTAATGGTATTCTTGTCGAAAAACATGCGCAAGCTTTCCGCCAGCATGTATCTTATCGCTTTGGCAATATCCGACATAATGTCACTTTTGTTGTATGTACTGCCTGAATGGCTTAAACATGGAGAACCGTTGCTGTCTGGATACAGTTGGCCATCACTGCTACAGACAAATGGCGTGTGTAAGTCTGTTTTATATATTCAGTATATCGCAAGATTCTTGTCATCTTGGTTTGTCGTGTTCTTCACCATTGAACGGTTTATCGGCGTTTGTTTCCCGCTACGCCGAAAAGATCTTTGTGACCACCGGTCTGCATCCAGGGTCATACTCGGCGCCGTTGTTGTGGCCGCAGCCGGTTGCGTATTTAAACCCGTACTTAGTGGTTCCTTCCCCACAATCAGCGGAGCTATGCTGTGCACGAGCGACAAGGACAACCAATACTTGTCTTTCATTCTAGACAGCACATTTGGAGTGATTATTACATTTATTCCGTTCATCCTGATCACCGTACTGAACGTGTTCATTATACGTAGGCTCGTGTTACGAAACAAACGTAGTAGAAAAATTCGCGTCGTTACAAAGGAGTCAATTATTCGACTGGAATTCACGTTCATTCTCTTGGCGATGTCAATTTGTTTTGTTGCGCTTAACCTTCCATACTTTGCTGTATGGTGCAAACGCTACTGGAAAATACGCCAGATGTTCAAAATGCACATGATGTCGCCAAATACACTACAAATCCATGATGACAATATAAGCAATCTTGACGACGCCCTTCACGTTACAAGGACAATTTTCTACACTAACTATTGCATCAATTTCTTTCTCTACTCAGTGACTGGGGCATATTTTCGAAAAGAGCTAAAACACCTCTTCTGCAAACCTGACAAAAACATCACAGTGAGCTATGCGCACAGATGTTCGGCAAACAAAACAGGGGCTCATTCCATGGCCTCCCCGCAAACCAGTCTACTTTGA